The Fibrobacter sp. UWB5 genome has a window encoding:
- a CDS encoding DsrE/DsrF/DrsH-like family protein, translated as MSEVKKILAKDFYKIDSQNSTLLDVRETSEAVVRPVNGALQVPFFELSKKIDSIPKDKPVYVFCSTGDRSEEVAEILADRDYDVYNVEGGLDAIPKVHFVDAKGFKCPGPIVKVDEAVKSVSVGEEVQVEATEKAFFSDVNVWCQRTGNELKSLSEKDGVIYATIVKRDAPQSLEKRDFEHGKTFVVFSGDLDKAIASFIMANGAAAMGRPVTMFFTFWGVSILRRPEKVRVKKSLIGKMFGFMMPRGSKKLGLSRMNFGGIGAKMIRTVMKQNGVSSLEELIESARQKGVKFVACQMAMELMGITAEELIDGVELGGVATMLGSTEKSDLTYFI; from the coding sequence ATGTCCGAAGTCAAAAAAATTCTTGCAAAAGATTTCTACAAGATTGATTCCCAAAATTCAACGCTACTCGATGTCCGCGAAACGAGTGAAGCCGTCGTGCGCCCTGTGAACGGGGCGCTGCAAGTTCCGTTCTTTGAATTATCCAAGAAGATAGATAGCATCCCGAAAGACAAGCCCGTTTACGTATTCTGCTCCACGGGAGACCGTTCCGAAGAGGTTGCCGAAATTCTCGCCGATCGCGATTACGACGTGTACAATGTAGAAGGCGGGCTTGATGCCATCCCAAAAGTTCACTTTGTTGATGCCAAGGGCTTCAAATGCCCGGGCCCCATCGTGAAGGTGGACGAAGCTGTCAAAAGCGTATCTGTTGGCGAAGAAGTTCAGGTGGAAGCGACCGAGAAAGCGTTCTTTTCGGATGTGAATGTTTGGTGCCAGCGTACCGGCAATGAATTGAAATCGCTTTCCGAAAAAGACGGCGTGATCTATGCGACCATCGTAAAGCGAGACGCGCCCCAGTCTCTCGAAAAAAGGGATTTTGAGCACGGCAAGACGTTTGTCGTTTTCAGCGGCGATTTGGACAAGGCGATAGCCTCTTTCATTATGGCGAACGGAGCTGCTGCCATGGGCCGCCCGGTTACCATGTTCTTCACCTTCTGGGGAGTAAGCATTTTGCGCAGGCCCGAAAAGGTCCGCGTCAAGAAATCGCTCATTGGGAAAATGTTCGGGTTCATGATGCCCCGCGGTTCCAAGAAACTCGGACTTTCGCGCATGAACTTTGGCGGAATCGGCGCCAAGATGATTCGCACGGTCATGAAGCAAAACGGCGTTTCTTCGCTGGAAGAATTGATTGAAAGCGCAAGGCAGAAGGGCGTGAAGTTTGTCGCCTGCCAGATGGCGATGGAACTCATGGGAATCACAGCCGAAGAGTTGATTGACGGCGTGGAACTCGGCGGCGTCGCGACGATGCTCGGTTCCACTGAAAAATCCGACTTGACATATTTTATTTAA
- a CDS encoding type II toxin-antitoxin system YafQ family toxin: protein MYEVIWTSRFKKGYKRCKKRGLPLDELKSVVEKLRTDQILEEKYQDHELSGVFAGTRELHIHPDWLLCYRKNKGVLTLTLVDTGTHADLFGK, encoded by the coding sequence ATTTACGAAGTTATTTGGACTAGCCGTTTCAAGAAAGGCTATAAGCGCTGTAAAAAGCGCGGATTGCCTTTAGATGAGTTAAAGTCCGTCGTCGAAAAACTCAGAACAGATCAAATTCTCGAAGAGAAATATCAGGACCACGAGTTGTCTGGAGTTTTCGCCGGTACGCGCGAACTCCATATTCACCCCGATTGGCTTCTGTGCTATAGGAAGAATAAAGGCGTTTTGACACTTACTCTTGTGGATACAGGAACGCACGCAGACCTGTTCGGAAAGTAG
- a CDS encoding type II toxin-antitoxin system RelB/DinJ family antitoxin: MSTVAKNFRIDSELNNQASKLLEGLGLSMSQAISMFLKQVVLHRGLPFEVKYPEHSGELLDAIEEAKRLEADPKTKRYTDMDEMWTDLDK, encoded by the coding sequence ATGAGTACCGTAGCAAAAAATTTCCGCATCGATTCCGAATTGAACAACCAGGCCAGTAAGCTTCTTGAGGGGCTGGGGCTTTCCATGTCGCAGGCGATTTCCATGTTCCTGAAGCAGGTTGTTCTGCATCGCGGTCTTCCTTTCGAGGTGAAGTACCCGGAACATTCTGGCGAACTGCTCGATGCCATCGAAGAGGCGAAACGGCTCGAGGCCGACCCGAAGACCAAGCGTTATACGGATATGGACGAGATGTGGACGGACTTGGACAAATGA
- a CDS encoding AgmX/PglI C-terminal domain-containing protein: protein MSFMEKIAFGLLGFVAFTYAGGAASVVAQKSKTKGFSYSYETEEIFMNECTQGANQRVCRCVFGKIKQQYSETDYWRLENDLRRNEDHPEYISYLTESVEQCDAEYAEGSYGGSGDGLVGLLGGGGGGIATKAKGSIRTPSERDIEIGAGSSRSAADIMKVVRQRTPGLRHVYNKFLKKKPGFQGKVALKFTIDPSGVIISISIAASTTGYSEFDNEIKSAVSRWKFSKVNAGNTTVTIPFTFSE, encoded by the coding sequence ATGAGCTTTATGGAAAAAATCGCATTCGGATTACTCGGATTCGTCGCCTTCACGTATGCGGGCGGAGCGGCTTCCGTTGTTGCGCAAAAGAGCAAGACAAAGGGATTCTCGTATTCCTATGAAACGGAAGAAATCTTTATGAATGAATGTACGCAAGGCGCGAACCAAAGAGTATGTCGTTGTGTCTTCGGCAAGATAAAACAACAGTATAGTGAGACCGATTATTGGCGACTTGAGAATGATCTGAGAAGAAATGAGGACCATCCAGAATACATTTCCTACTTGACAGAGTCTGTTGAACAATGCGACGCGGAATACGCTGAAGGGAGTTATGGTGGTAGCGGTGATGGTTTGGTCGGATTGCTTGGCGGTGGCGGCGGAGGAATAGCCACAAAAGCAAAGGGATCCATTAGGACTCCGTCTGAACGCGATATAGAGATAGGTGCAGGAAGTTCCCGTTCCGCAGCAGACATCATGAAGGTTGTGCGTCAGCGAACGCCTGGTTTACGTCATGTCTACAACAAGTTTTTAAAGAAAAAGCCTGGTTTTCAAGGTAAGGTGGCTTTGAAGTTCACAATTGATCCGAGCGGCGTAATAATCAGTATTTCCATCGCTGCTTCCACGACAGGCTACAGCGAATTTGATAACGAGATAAAAAGCGCAGTAAGTCGCTGGAAATTTAGCAAAGTGAATGCGGGTAATACAACTGTGACGATACCGTTTACATTCTCGGAATAG
- a CDS encoding Fic family protein has protein sequence MRKKPSELDFEEYIRQVEPAKREKSYAWSTAIGLQQVDGLTPSDYLLEVAKKNIEGKISLNKAQALIDSYYESKTERSDDKDDTEEADKVSARIAQILSEKSFNFSPSFLIAIHKRLFEGVFKHAGEIRKYDISKKEWVLNGDSVMYGASFELRMALDYDFEREREFSYSNLSMNEIVRHLAFFVSRLWQIHAFGEGNTRTTAVFTIKYLRSMGFKVGNDIFAKNSWYFRNALVRANYKNVRKGIQQKPEYLEKFFRNLLMGERNELKNRYLHVDYKKVKDKAVIEKSKPNVAKKRSKNVPVNVPVNVPVKTSPKDRQKKIIIALSKDSHLSAQKLAEKFGVTDKTIKRDLLLLKKQNLITRIGADKNGYWKVN, from the coding sequence ATGCGAAAGAAACCGTCAGAACTGGATTTTGAAGAATACATCCGCCAAGTCGAGCCCGCCAAGCGGGAAAAGTCCTACGCGTGGTCCACGGCTATCGGCTTGCAGCAGGTCGATGGTCTGACTCCTTCGGATTATCTGCTCGAAGTCGCCAAGAAAAACATCGAAGGGAAGATTTCCCTGAACAAGGCGCAGGCGCTCATTGATTCTTACTACGAATCGAAGACGGAGCGTTCCGACGACAAAGACGATACTGAAGAAGCTGACAAAGTTTCTGCCCGCATTGCGCAAATATTGAGTGAAAAGTCGTTCAATTTCTCACCCTCTTTTTTGATTGCTATTCACAAGCGGCTTTTCGAGGGGGTGTTCAAACATGCTGGAGAAATTCGCAAGTACGATATTTCCAAAAAAGAATGGGTACTGAACGGAGATTCCGTAATGTACGGGGCATCGTTTGAATTGCGGATGGCTCTGGATTATGATTTTGAGCGCGAACGTGAATTTAGCTATAGCAATTTAAGCATGAATGAAATTGTCCGTCATCTGGCTTTTTTCGTGTCGCGTCTCTGGCAGATTCATGCCTTCGGTGAGGGCAATACGCGTACTACGGCGGTTTTTACCATCAAGTATCTGCGTTCCATGGGCTTTAAAGTCGGGAACGACATTTTCGCCAAAAATTCGTGGTATTTCAGGAATGCCCTTGTCCGTGCGAACTACAAGAATGTGCGAAAAGGAATCCAGCAAAAGCCGGAATATCTTGAGAAATTCTTCCGCAACCTGCTAATGGGCGAACGCAATGAACTGAAAAACCGCTATTTGCATGTGGATTACAAGAAAGTCAAGGACAAAGCTGTGATTGAAAAATCGAAACCAAATGTGGCAAAAAAGCGTAGTAAAAACGTCCCTGTAAATGTCCCTGTAAATGTCCCTGTAAAAACATCTCCAAAAGATAGGCAGAAAAAGATTATCATCGCACTATCCAAGGATTCTCATCTGTCGGCCCAAAAACTTGCCGAAAAATTTGGCGTTACAGACAAAACAATCAAAAGAGATTTGTTGCTGCTGAAAAAGCAAAATTTGATTACTCGTATTGGAGCCGACAAAAACGGCTATTGGAAGGTAAATTAG
- a CDS encoding NACHT domain-containing NTPase — MAYNPARNISQNTIKRLYGLSGNVCANPNCRKPLITENNHIGEIAHICAASPDGPRYDPNMTDDERRSIDNLLLLCESCNKLVDNNAEKYPVSELKKWKNNHEGFVSSDIYNTYFQNIFAKQNEGVLRKQNIDVDGRIYSSRIIASQGDTVLKDEKGTHCLADYLLSLAKNHKWEEFPDVFIQGIGGIGKSTEVKFAYNRFLDVFSDKKNYDDYNFFPVVYFFELRDFQKDFYKKFEEKENTILFLDGLDEISGSTLIELVKCLKNIRSQFTNIRFVISGRQASFDSEINSVSQNKLSIELTDDFDQYESSNRKLIEKFQNSAIFDVISIPFYRKYLEINEDISGYKDFFEKAVFHLLDKDKQKSDYANNISAREKDKSPINKEKIIEDLSNLCYKTFCNGKIVFSEQELRDSTQENFWFIINSSLIKFSESENISFVSNLFFEYFLALYYLKHESKIKNGFFLSSGRLNVKFVNVVSIIFNIADSKTKLISRLKKKLGKETNAYVLLTDYRTLSYQNRVDCYKKIFEEFEEKGKIIYYLRWRSSFNCLSGISALNKAMCGLIPAEGKEEIFEYLIGYVKKYHCDRTNQNLIGYTNAIILLGLWGEIIWEKSQQERLKHASIEIIKTFLNDTLAKEKTRGLLSESAILNWYKTYGWTKGWFSNEWNDFLKQLFPNTLGFGKFVSYEEFYFQLEVFNDFSDDDYIRKIAKSLCIEVMKHQCNENQHADIIPDEIDDNYKTPCIHTDGEINSFIYSLKDGNYLSADDAVDIINELNHAHINFHSTNYEFGELKKIIFDFLQKNGRIISMGKVEIVYGIISYAMDEKREFPFYEIEPCLKDLPDQLKLCLLEKILQNIGTLTWNRDWYFWSLVTLLLDISDETLARTNLQLVREKVTAGNDNSLLMKIYNTVDGNRPLYKAIKSEYEKTFEKKIQEDKARDELLAKLEKEHNDKLSQESILLLDSSKIIEEINAIEEFFKNNSSNDISDYHFFDLEYENIEHNIRYEINFKCRRTPVFSDFVVKFLQPFEKNGPFAAWFDNARYIVKRCFSDDNNFWIGFYDCYVRSHSDEEVKNFLKKNENIKQKIVDTMAIGVCASQKSLDVQQIISLNCPIWVTPFIRYVQIIFDGKIPEYVDKDKLLTIVAYPTKFLATQTIILKNQLVWGNYNSAFDWLHNIASFKYSEIVDKALEIYPQTDNLYVKTQLLSNLIEHLDCREQEIANIILEETKRVLAKPEKSYAGSDFRYEPLPEFWQKADKKYLSEIIDEIPFEKYGLRHENPCLWNIIEYALKNITAKQKKSLIAKYKKYKDEEMKEFLRRLGSKKEILQKISEYLHGGKCDSHFGYNHAYLFGFLKRNICLLIAYWMLLDYSMKKESERRSALATIATKGIKEHIGRRTFIFFKLFLNWRIKQRIKAGQYVEWLYDFMDEVEQKVYSRSVT; from the coding sequence ATGGCGTATAATCCAGCTCGAAATATATCACAAAATACCATAAAAAGGCTTTATGGTCTGTCGGGAAATGTTTGTGCAAATCCTAATTGTCGAAAACCTTTAATTACAGAAAATAATCATATTGGTGAAATAGCTCATATATGTGCCGCTAGTCCTGATGGTCCTCGATATGATCCAAATATGACTGATGATGAACGGCGTAGTATTGATAATCTTCTTTTGCTGTGTGAGTCTTGTAATAAGCTTGTTGATAATAATGCTGAAAAGTACCCAGTTTCTGAATTAAAAAAATGGAAAAATAATCACGAAGGATTTGTTTCTTCAGATATTTATAACACCTATTTTCAAAATATATTTGCCAAGCAAAATGAAGGTGTTTTAAGAAAACAAAATATAGATGTTGATGGGAGAATATATTCTTCTCGTATTATTGCAAGCCAAGGTGATACTGTTTTAAAAGACGAAAAAGGAACTCATTGCCTAGCAGATTATTTGTTGTCTTTGGCAAAAAATCATAAATGGGAAGAGTTTCCTGATGTTTTTATTCAAGGGATTGGAGGCATTGGCAAATCGACGGAAGTTAAATTCGCCTATAATAGATTTTTAGATGTATTCTCTGATAAGAAAAATTACGATGATTATAATTTCTTTCCGGTTGTGTATTTCTTTGAATTAAGAGATTTTCAAAAGGATTTCTATAAAAAGTTTGAGGAAAAAGAGAATACTATTCTCTTTCTTGATGGACTTGATGAAATCTCTGGATCAACTCTTATTGAACTTGTAAAGTGTTTGAAGAATATTCGAAGTCAATTTACAAATATTCGATTTGTTATTTCCGGTCGTCAAGCATCGTTTGACTCAGAAATTAATAGTGTAAGTCAAAATAAATTATCGATAGAATTAACAGATGATTTTGATCAATATGAATCTTCAAATAGAAAATTAATTGAAAAATTTCAAAATTCAGCAATTTTTGATGTGATTTCAATTCCTTTTTATCGGAAGTATTTAGAGATAAACGAGGATATATCTGGATATAAAGATTTTTTTGAAAAGGCTGTTTTTCATCTTTTAGATAAGGATAAACAAAAATCAGACTATGCAAATAATATCTCGGCAAGAGAAAAAGACAAATCTCCAATTAACAAAGAAAAAATAATTGAGGATTTGTCTAATCTTTGCTATAAAACTTTCTGTAATGGGAAAATTGTCTTTTCTGAACAGGAATTAAGGGATTCTACACAGGAAAATTTTTGGTTTATAATCAATTCTTCGCTTATTAAATTCAGCGAATCTGAAAATATAAGTTTTGTCTCAAATTTATTCTTTGAATATTTTCTTGCCCTATATTATTTAAAGCATGAATCTAAAATAAAGAATGGCTTCTTTTTATCGTCAGGTCGATTGAATGTTAAATTCGTCAATGTCGTTAGCATAATTTTTAATATTGCCGATTCAAAAACAAAATTGATATCTCGGTTAAAGAAAAAACTTGGTAAAGAAACTAATGCGTATGTTTTATTGACTGATTATCGAACTCTGTCGTATCAGAATAGAGTTGATTGCTATAAAAAGATTTTTGAGGAATTTGAAGAAAAAGGTAAAATTATATACTATCTGCGCTGGCGAAGTTCTTTTAATTGCCTGTCTGGTATATCCGCTTTGAATAAGGCTATGTGCGGGTTGATTCCTGCTGAGGGTAAAGAGGAAATATTTGAATATCTAATAGGGTATGTAAAGAAATATCATTGCGATAGAACAAATCAGAATTTAATTGGATACACAAACGCAATAATCTTGTTGGGTTTGTGGGGCGAAATTATATGGGAAAAATCTCAGCAAGAACGTTTAAAACATGCTTCTATTGAAATCATAAAAACATTTCTGAACGATACTTTGGCAAAAGAAAAAACTAGAGGCCTTTTATCTGAGTCGGCTATATTAAATTGGTATAAAACTTATGGGTGGACAAAAGGTTGGTTTTCAAATGAATGGAATGATTTCCTGAAGCAGCTTTTCCCAAATACTCTAGGTTTTGGAAAATTTGTAAGCTATGAGGAATTTTATTTTCAGTTAGAAGTTTTTAATGATTTTTCTGATGATGATTATATAAGGAAAATCGCAAAGTCTTTGTGTATTGAGGTCATGAAGCACCAATGCAACGAAAATCAACATGCAGATATAATTCCAGATGAAATAGATGATAATTACAAGACCCCCTGCATTCATACTGACGGCGAAATTAATTCATTTATATATTCACTAAAGGATGGTAATTACCTCTCTGCTGATGATGCTGTTGATATAATTAACGAATTAAACCACGCTCATATTAATTTTCATAGTACCAATTACGAATTTGGAGAACTGAAGAAAATAATTTTTGATTTTTTACAAAAAAACGGGCGGATTATATCTATGGGCAAAGTTGAAATTGTTTATGGAATAATTTCGTATGCCATGGATGAAAAAAGAGAATTTCCATTCTATGAAATTGAACCGTGTTTGAAAGATTTGCCGGACCAATTAAAGTTGTGTTTGCTTGAAAAGATTTTGCAAAATATAGGAACGTTGACTTGGAATAGGGATTGGTATTTTTGGAGTCTGGTTACATTGCTGTTAGATATTTCTGACGAAACTTTAGCGAGAACTAATCTGCAATTAGTACGAGAAAAGGTTACGGCAGGAAATGACAACTCGCTATTGATGAAAATTTATAATACTGTTGATGGGAATCGTCCTTTATATAAGGCTATTAAATCTGAATATGAAAAGACGTTTGAGAAAAAAATTCAAGAAGATAAGGCGAGAGACGAATTACTAGCTAAATTAGAGAAAGAACATAATGATAAATTGTCACAGGAAAGCATCTTACTTCTTGATTCCTCAAAAATAATAGAGGAAATTAATGCTATTGAAGAATTCTTCAAAAATAATTCTTCAAATGATATTTCTGATTATCATTTCTTTGATTTAGAATATGAAAATATTGAACATAATATTCGCTATGAAATAAATTTTAAGTGTAGGCGTACTCCCGTATTTTCAGATTTCGTGGTGAAATTTTTGCAGCCATTTGAAAAGAATGGCCCGTTTGCGGCATGGTTTGATAATGCTAGATACATAGTAAAAAGATGTTTTTCGGATGACAATAATTTTTGGATAGGTTTTTATGATTGTTATGTTCGGTCGCATTCAGATGAAGAAGTGAAAAATTTCTTGAAGAAAAATGAAAATATAAAGCAAAAAATTGTTGATACGATGGCTATAGGGGTTTGTGCATCGCAGAAAAGTCTAGATGTTCAACAAATAATATCGTTGAATTGTCCTATTTGGGTAACACCTTTTATCAGATATGTGCAAATCATATTTGATGGCAAAATTCCTGAATATGTTGATAAAGATAAATTATTGACGATTGTCGCATATCCAACAAAATTCTTAGCAACACAAACAATTATACTTAAAAATCAACTCGTTTGGGGCAATTATAATTCTGCTTTTGATTGGCTTCATAATATCGCGAGTTTTAAATATTCAGAAATAGTTGATAAAGCTCTTGAGATTTATCCTCAGACGGATAATCTTTATGTAAAAACGCAGCTTCTATCGAACCTTATAGAGCATCTCGATTGTCGTGAACAAGAAATTGCAAATATTATATTGGAAGAAACGAAGCGAGTCCTTGCAAAACCAGAAAAATCCTATGCTGGTAGCGATTTTAGGTACGAGCCCTTACCAGAATTTTGGCAAAAAGCCGATAAAAAGTATTTAAGTGAGATAATAGATGAAATCCCATTTGAAAAATACGGATTGAGACATGAAAATCCTTGCTTATGGAATATCATTGAATATGCACTAAAAAATATAACAGCAAAACAAAAAAAGAGCCTGATCGCCAAATACAAAAAATATAAAGACGAAGAAATGAAAGAATTTTTACGTCGTTTGGGCTCAAAAAAAGAGATTCTTCAAAAAATATCAGAATATCTCCATGGTGGAAAATGTGATTCCCATTTCGGATATAATCACGCATATCTATTCGGTTTTCTAAAAAGGAACATCTGCCTTTTAATCGCTTATTGGATGCTGCTTGATTATTCAATGAAAAAAGAATCTGAAAGGCGTTCCGCACTCGCCACAATCGCAACTAAAGGCATAAAAGAACATATTGGACGCAGAACCTTCATCTTTTTTAAACTTTTTTTGAATTGGCGAATTAAACAAAGAATAAAAGCCGGACAATATGTCGAATGGCTTTATGATTTCATGGATGAAGTCGAACAAAAAGTTTATTCAAGGTCCGTAACATGA
- a CDS encoding restriction endonuclease subunit S, whose translation MDGKQLKNSILQWAIQGKLVPQNPKDEPAQKLLERIAASRNAGDSRHSERSEESSKGSKKTSLRGAKATKQSKNPPSRIYCENGVWYEQVGTAAPKDISDEIPFEIPENWTWCRMGNIGSWGAGATPAKGNPAFYQNGEIPWLLTGELNNSIVSETKTKISKLALEKCSLRLCKPGDILIAMYGATIGKLAIAGIELTTNQACCACTVHYDFNKYLFYFLMASKSDLIKRGEGGAQPNISKEKLVNYLMPLPPLAEQKRIVAKLEQVLPLAEEYGAAQEQLNKLNKELPEALKKSILQEAIQGKLVPQNPKDEPASVLLAKIRKEKDVLVKQGLLKKSALEEIPIDEDGKLFDIPESWEWCNFSMIAETALGKTKSPHKDKGKPLKYLCSINVYWDEIRLNTVKEMPFNEQEKVKYAVRKGDLLICEGGECGRAAIWDKDEETLYQNALHRVRFYKGIDARFFMHCLFFYKNTNLLDEHIKGETIKHLVQNELDSIVFPLPPLAEQKRIVAKLEEIFKVL comes from the coding sequence ATGGACGGAAAACAACTCAAGAACAGCATTCTGCAATGGGCAATACAAGGCAAACTCGTTCCCCAGAACCCCAAGGACGAACCCGCCCAGAAATTATTGGAACGCATCGCCGCATCTCGAAACGCCGGCGACTCTCGTCATTCTGAGCGTAGCGAAGAATCCAGTAAAGGTTCTAAAAAAACGTCATTGCGAGGAGCTAAGGCGACGAAGCAATCCAAGAACCCGCCTTCTCGCATTTATTGTGAAAACGGTGTGTGGTACGAACAAGTCGGCACCGCCGCTCCCAAGGACATTTCAGATGAAATCCCGTTTGAAATTCCTGAAAATTGGACTTGGTGTAGAATGGGGAATATTGGTTCATGGGGTGCAGGGGCTACACCGGCAAAAGGAAATCCAGCTTTTTATCAAAATGGTGAAATTCCTTGGCTTTTAACAGGTGAATTAAACAATTCAATTGTATCAGAGACAAAAACAAAAATATCTAAACTTGCTTTAGAAAAATGCTCTCTACGCTTGTGCAAACCAGGCGACATTCTGATTGCTATGTACGGAGCCACAATTGGTAAATTGGCTATAGCAGGAATTGAATTAACCACAAACCAAGCCTGTTGTGCATGTACTGTACACTATGATTTTAACAAGTATTTGTTTTACTTTTTGATGGCAAGCAAATCCGATTTAATAAAGCGCGGAGAAGGCGGAGCACAACCCAATATTTCCAAAGAGAAACTAGTTAATTACTTAATGCCCCTTCCGCCCCTAGCCGAACAAAAACGAATCGTCGCAAAACTTGAACAAGTTCTCCCGCTAGCAGAAGAATACGGAGCCGCCCAGGAACAACTCAACAAACTCAACAAGGAACTCCCCGAAGCCCTCAAAAAAAGCATCCTCCAAGAAGCCATCCAAGGCAAACTCGTCCCACAGAACCCCAAAGACGAACCCGCCTCCGTTCTCCTTGCCAAAATCCGAAAAGAAAAAGATGTTCTTGTTAAACAAGGCTTGCTAAAGAAAAGCGCTCTTGAAGAAATTCCTATAGATGAAGATGGAAAATTATTTGATATACCGGAATCTTGGGAATGGTGTAATTTCTCTATGATCGCGGAAACAGCCTTAGGTAAAACCAAAAGCCCTCATAAAGATAAAGGCAAACCACTAAAGTATTTATGCAGTATAAATGTTTATTGGGATGAAATTCGATTAAATACTGTGAAAGAAATGCCCTTTAACGAACAGGAAAAGGTAAAGTATGCTGTTCGAAAGGGAGATTTGCTTATTTGTGAAGGCGGAGAATGCGGTAGAGCCGCCATTTGGGATAAAGATGAAGAAACTTTATACCAAAATGCTTTGCATCGAGTGAGATTTTACAAGGGAATAGATGCTCGCTTTTTTATGCACTGTCTTTTCTTCTATAAAAATACGAATTTACTTGATGAGCATATAAAGGGAGAAACAATTAAACATCTCGTCCAAAACGAATTGGATTCCATTGTATTCCCCCTTCCTCCTTTAGCAGAGCAAAAACGAATCGTCGCCAAGTTAGAAGAAATCTTTAAGGTGCTGTAG
- a CDS encoding class I SAM-dependent DNA methyltransferase — MSVNNLVKRLQNEMRGDAGINGDAQRIEQMVWMFFLKVYDAQEEIWECTKDKYKSIIPEKMRWRNWAVDEKDGKALTGEALLAFVNNELFPTLKNLPVNENTPRGKAIVRMVFEDLNQYMKDGIILRKLINIIDEVDFSDADDRHTFGDIYEGILKDLQSAGNAGEFYTPRALTDFIVQQLHPKLGETFGDFTSGTGGFLTSCLNYLKPSVKTTSDEKKFQSSIVGQEWKPLPYLLSITNMLVHDIEEPNITHTDSLGRKVTEFKDSDKVDCIGMNPPYGGSTGMNAKLNFPTSMQSSETADLFIVLIMYRLKKMGRAGVIIPDGFLFGTDGAKLAIKQKLLREFNLHTVIRLPGSIFSPYTSIATNILFFDNEKAKGAPTGFSTKETWFYRLDMPEGYKHFSKTKPMRLEHCKPIMDWWNNREEILETNDDGEVVSEKSRKFTPEELVEMDCNFDQCKFPKEEEEVLPPAELLEDYHKKRAALDAKIDKKLEEIQKLLGIDTIVIPDSVRGTRS; from the coding sequence ATGTCCGTAAATAACTTGGTCAAGAGATTGCAGAACGAAATGCGCGGCGATGCCGGTATCAACGGCGACGCCCAGCGAATCGAACAGATGGTGTGGATGTTCTTTTTGAAGGTCTATGACGCCCAAGAAGAAATCTGGGAATGCACCAAGGACAAGTACAAATCCATCATTCCCGAAAAGATGCGCTGGCGCAACTGGGCTGTCGATGAGAAAGACGGCAAGGCGCTCACGGGCGAAGCGTTGCTCGCGTTCGTGAACAACGAACTTTTCCCGACGCTCAAGAACTTGCCCGTAAACGAGAATACCCCTCGCGGCAAGGCGATTGTGCGGATGGTCTTCGAAGATTTGAACCAGTACATGAAAGACGGCATCATCCTACGCAAGCTCATCAACATCATTGACGAAGTAGACTTTAGCGACGCCGATGACCGCCACACCTTCGGTGACATTTACGAAGGAATCCTGAAAGATTTGCAGAGTGCAGGCAATGCGGGCGAATTCTACACGCCGCGTGCATTGACCGACTTTATCGTGCAACAGTTGCATCCGAAACTCGGCGAAACCTTTGGCGACTTTACCAGCGGAACAGGCGGCTTCTTGACCAGTTGCCTGAACTACCTGAAACCCTCCGTAAAGACCACGAGCGACGAAAAGAAATTCCAGTCGTCCATTGTCGGGCAGGAATGGAAACCGCTCCCGTACCTGCTTTCGATAACCAACATGCTCGTCCACGATATCGAAGAACCGAATATCACCCATACGGATTCGCTCGGTCGCAAGGTGACGGAATTCAAGGACAGCGACAAGGTAGATTGCATCGGCATGAACCCGCCCTATGGCGGCAGTACCGGCATGAACGCCAAGCTGAACTTCCCGACGAGCATGCAGAGCAGCGAAACCGCCGACCTTTTCATTGTGCTCATCATGTATCGCCTTAAAAAGATGGGTCGTGCGGGTGTGATTATCCCCGACGGGTTCCTGTTCGGCACCGACGGCGCAAAACTCGCCATCAAGCAGAAGTTGCTCCGCGAATTCAACCTGCACACCGTCATTCGCCTGCCGGGCAGCATCTTTAGCCCATACACCAGCATCGCCACGAACATCCTGTTCTTCGACAACGAAAAGGCGAAAGGCGCACCGACAGGGTTCAGCACCAAGGAAACCTGGTTCTACCGCCTCGACATGCCCGAAGGTTACAAGCACTTCAGCAAGACAAAGCCCATGCGCCTGGAACACTGCAAGCCCATAATGGACTGGTGGAACAACCGCGAAGAAATCCTTGAAACCAACGACGACGGCGAAGTCGTGAGCGAAAAGTCCCGCAAGTTCACCCCCGAAGAACTCGTGGAAATGGACTGCAACTTTGACCAGTGCAAGTTCCCCAAAGAAGAAGAGGAAGTATTGCCGCCCGCAGAACTCCTGGAAGACTACCACAAGAAACGCGCCGCGCTGGATGCCAAGATTGACAAAAAGCTTGAAGAAATCCAGAAACTTTTGGGAATTGACACCATTGTCATCCCCGACTCCGTTCGGGGAACTAGGAGTTAG